From a region of the Thiorhodovibrio winogradskyi genome:
- a CDS encoding cold-shock protein, with protein sequence MTKGTVKWFNNAKGYGFVKPEDRDEDVFVHFSSISMEGYKTLREGQRVQFEISQGPKGLHAAHVQRDAQPDL encoded by the coding sequence ATGACCAAAGGCACTGTAAAGTGGTTCAACAACGCCAAGGGCTATGGCTTTGTGAAGCCAGAAGACCGCGATGAAGACGTTTTCGTACACTTTTCATCGATTAGCATGGAGGGCTACAAGACACTGAGGGAAGGGCAGCGCGTACAGTTTGAAATTAGCCAAGGTCCAAAAGGCTTGCATGCCGCACATGTGCAGCGCGATGCGCAACCCGATCTTTAG
- the clpA gene encoding ATP-dependent Clp protease ATP-binding subunit ClpA, whose product MLSKELELTLNNAFRQAREKRHEYMTVEHLLLGLLDNPSAAKVLRACGADASQLRQEINLFIEETTPLLSARDGRETQPTLGFQRVLQRAVFHVQSSGRKEVTGANVLVALFSEQDSQAVFLLNQQDVTRLDVVNFISHGISKVPGEDQSEEPAAEGDDGRGDEKESASPLRSFATDLNELARQGRIDPLIGRALEVERTVQILCRRRKNNPLLVGEAGVGKTAIAEGLAKKVVDGEVPEVLANATIYALDLGALVAGTKYRGDFEKRLKAVLAELKQLPDAVLFIDEIHTVIGAGAASGGVMDASNLIKPMLASGDLRCIGSTTYQEFRGIFEKDRALARRFQKIDINEPSVEETIEILKGLKPRFEDHHQVNYTQTALRAAAELSAKFINDRHLPDKAIDVIDEAGAHVQLRPAAKRKKRIDVTDIESIVAKIARIPPRKVSLSDTESLRNLDRDLKMVVYGQDEAIDVMTSAIRMNRSGLGNDEKPIGSFLFTGPTGVGKTEVTRQLARVLSMELIRFDMSEYMERHTVSRLIGAPPGYVGFDQGGLLTEEVTKHPHAVLLLDEIEKAHPDVFNLLLQVMDHGTLTDNNGRKADFRNVVLVMTTNAGAEATSRRSIGFSEQDHSSDGMEALKRFFSPEFRNRLDAVVQFAHLEPETVANVVNKFIFELEQQLLEKKVDLVVDEDARLWIAEKGYDKQMGARPMARVIQNHIKKPLASELLFGELAGGGRVRVSLGEDGELALNFDSESVAA is encoded by the coding sequence ATGTTAAGCAAAGAACTCGAACTCACTCTGAACAACGCCTTCAGACAGGCACGCGAGAAGCGACACGAGTACATGACCGTGGAGCATCTGCTACTTGGTCTGCTCGATAATCCATCGGCGGCCAAGGTGCTGCGCGCCTGTGGTGCCGATGCCTCACAGTTACGCCAGGAGATCAATCTATTCATCGAGGAAACCACGCCGCTGCTATCCGCGCGCGATGGCCGCGAAACCCAGCCAACCCTGGGCTTTCAGCGGGTGCTGCAGCGCGCGGTCTTTCATGTTCAGTCCTCCGGTCGGAAGGAGGTGACAGGTGCCAATGTGCTGGTGGCCTTATTCAGCGAACAGGACTCCCAGGCCGTGTTTCTACTCAATCAGCAGGATGTCACGCGCCTGGATGTGGTGAATTTTATTTCCCACGGCATTTCCAAGGTGCCAGGGGAGGATCAAAGCGAGGAGCCAGCGGCCGAGGGCGATGACGGACGCGGCGACGAGAAGGAATCCGCCAGCCCGCTGCGCAGCTTCGCGACCGACCTCAACGAACTGGCGCGCCAAGGCCGCATTGATCCACTCATAGGCCGTGCGCTCGAGGTGGAGCGCACGGTGCAAATTCTGTGTCGGCGGCGCAAGAACAACCCACTGCTGGTCGGCGAGGCCGGGGTTGGCAAGACCGCCATTGCCGAGGGCTTGGCCAAGAAGGTGGTCGATGGCGAAGTGCCCGAGGTGCTGGCCAATGCCACCATTTATGCACTGGACCTCGGTGCCTTGGTGGCCGGCACCAAGTATCGCGGGGACTTCGAGAAGCGCCTTAAAGCCGTGCTGGCGGAGCTCAAGCAGCTGCCGGACGCCGTGCTCTTTATCGATGAGATCCATACCGTCATCGGCGCGGGGGCGGCCTCTGGTGGCGTGATGGATGCATCCAACCTGATCAAGCCCATGCTCGCCTCGGGTGATCTGCGGTGCATCGGTTCCACCACCTATCAGGAGTTTCGTGGCATTTTCGAAAAAGACCGCGCCCTGGCGCGGCGCTTCCAGAAGATCGATATCAACGAGCCCTCGGTCGAGGAGACGATTGAGATCCTTAAGGGGCTCAAGCCAAGGTTCGAGGACCATCACCAGGTCAATTACACCCAGACCGCCCTGAGAGCCGCCGCCGAGCTGTCAGCAAAATTTATCAATGACCGCCATCTGCCCGACAAAGCCATTGATGTGATCGACGAGGCCGGCGCTCATGTACAGCTGCGCCCGGCCGCCAAGCGAAAGAAGCGCATTGATGTCACCGACATCGAGAGCATCGTCGCCAAGATCGCCCGTATTCCACCGAGAAAAGTCAGTCTGTCGGATACGGAATCCCTGCGTAACCTCGACCGCGACTTGAAAATGGTTGTTTACGGCCAGGATGAGGCCATCGATGTGATGACCTCGGCCATCCGCATGAACCGCTCCGGTCTAGGCAATGATGAGAAGCCCATTGGCTCCTTCCTCTTTACCGGCCCGACTGGCGTCGGCAAGACCGAAGTGACCCGCCAGCTCGCCCGTGTGCTCAGCATGGAGCTGATTCGCTTCGATATGTCGGAGTACATGGAACGCCACACCGTCTCGCGCCTGATTGGCGCGCCTCCAGGCTATGTCGGCTTCGATCAGGGTGGCCTGCTGACCGAGGAAGTCACCAAGCATCCGCATGCGGTGCTGCTGCTCGATGAAATTGAAAAAGCCCACCCGGATGTCTTTAATCTGCTATTGCAGGTGATGGATCATGGCACCCTGACGGACAACAATGGCCGCAAGGCGGATTTTCGCAATGTCGTGCTGGTGATGACCACCAATGCTGGGGCCGAGGCAACCAGCCGGCGCTCCATCGGCTTTAGCGAGCAGGATCACTCCTCGGACGGCATGGAGGCGTTGAAACGCTTCTTCTCGCCAGAGTTCCGCAATCGGCTCGATGCCGTGGTGCAGTTCGCGCATCTCGAGCCCGAGACGGTCGCCAATGTGGTGAATAAGTTTATCTTCGAGCTTGAGCAGCAGTTGCTTGAGAAGAAGGTCGATCTGGTGGTCGATGAGGATGCGCGACTGTGGATTGCCGAGAAGGGCTACGACAAGCAGATGGGCGCGCGCCCCATGGCGCGGGTAATCCAGAACCACATCAAAAAGCCGTTGGCAAGTGAGTTGCTGTTTGGCGAACTCGCAGGCGGCGGGCGGGTGCGGGTGAGCCTGGGTGAGGATGGCGAGCTGGCGTTAAACTTCGACAGTGAGTCGGTTGCCGCCTGA
- the rpsD gene encoding 30S ribosomal protein S4, translating to MARYTGPTCKLARREGTDLGLKSRARPLDQKCNLEKMPGQAADRRRRLSDYGVQLREKQKVRRIYGVMERQFRNYYKAAASLKGATGENLLQLLERRLDNVVYRMGFGATRAEARQLVSHKSVLVNGQTVNIPSFQVGAEDEVEIRQKSKQQVRVQSAVALAEGAGFPDWVEVDTKGLKGIFKRVPERVDLPADINESLIVELYSK from the coding sequence ATGGCAAGATACACTGGACCAACTTGTAAGCTAGCACGTCGTGAGGGAACTGATCTCGGTCTCAAGAGCCGCGCCCGTCCGCTCGATCAAAAATGTAATTTGGAAAAAATGCCCGGGCAGGCTGCGGATCGTCGCCGGAGACTTTCTGATTATGGTGTACAGTTGCGCGAGAAGCAAAAGGTGCGCCGCATTTATGGTGTGATGGAGCGCCAGTTCCGCAACTATTACAAGGCTGCCGCAAGCCTTAAGGGTGCGACTGGCGAGAATCTGCTGCAACTTCTAGAGCGTCGTCTCGATAATGTGGTGTATCGCATGGGTTTTGGCGCTACTCGTGCGGAGGCCCGGCAACTCGTTAGCCATAAGTCGGTACTCGTGAACGGGCAAACGGTCAATATCCCATCCTTTCAGGTCGGTGCTGAAGACGAGGTCGAGATTCGGCAGAAATCCAAACAGCAGGTTCGGGTTCAGAGTGCTGTTGCCCTGGCTGAAGGAGCAGGCTTCCCAGATTGGGTCGAGGTCGATACCAAGGGGCTGAAGGGGATTTTCAAGCGAGTTCCGGAACGCGTGGACTTACCAGCAGATATCAACGAATCCCTGATCGTTGAGCTGTACTCAAAGTAA
- a CDS encoding DNA-directed RNA polymerase subunit alpha, whose translation MSDVASGFLKPRIVTVDAVDGSRRRAKVSLEPLERGFGHTLGNALRRILLSSMDGYAVTEVEIQGILHEYSTIEGVQEDVLEILLNLKQLALSLQGRDEATFTLSKKGPGAVIAADIALDHTAELANPELEIAHLTDDTELSMTLTVRRGRGYEPASVREIEGGEDRPIGKLPLDASFSPVVRVAIDVQSARVEQRTDLDRLVIDIETNGTIEPKEAIERAALILRDQLSFFVELEDSGVSDESDLEVADEVGIDPMLVRPVDELELTVRSANCLKAENIYLIGDLIQRTEVELLKTPNLGKKSLTEIKDVLATRGLSLGMRLERWPPDNVEELMVK comes from the coding sequence ATGTCCGATGTTGCCAGTGGATTCCTAAAGCCGCGCATCGTCACCGTCGACGCGGTAGATGGCAGCCGGCGTCGAGCGAAAGTTTCTCTTGAGCCGCTCGAGCGTGGCTTTGGTCATACGCTCGGAAATGCCTTGCGGCGCATTCTGCTTTCATCCATGGACGGCTATGCTGTCACCGAGGTCGAGATTCAGGGCATTCTTCACGAGTACTCGACTATTGAGGGTGTGCAGGAGGATGTTCTTGAAATTTTGCTTAATCTTAAGCAGTTGGCGTTGTCGCTTCAGGGGCGTGACGAGGCGACCTTCACGCTGAGCAAAAAGGGACCGGGTGCGGTGATTGCTGCGGATATCGCGCTTGATCACACTGCCGAGTTGGCGAATCCCGAACTTGAAATTGCTCATTTGACCGACGATACCGAGCTCAGTATGACGCTCACCGTGCGTCGGGGGCGAGGTTATGAACCCGCCAGTGTCCGCGAGATCGAAGGGGGTGAGGATCGGCCCATCGGGAAATTACCACTTGACGCATCTTTCAGTCCCGTTGTGCGGGTTGCGATAGATGTCCAGTCCGCACGCGTTGAGCAGCGTACCGATCTTGATCGGCTCGTGATCGACATAGAGACCAATGGCACCATCGAGCCAAAAGAGGCGATTGAGCGTGCAGCGCTGATTCTGCGTGATCAACTCTCGTTTTTTGTTGAGCTTGAAGATTCAGGTGTCAGTGATGAAAGCGATTTAGAGGTTGCGGACGAGGTTGGCATTGATCCAATGCTGGTGCGCCCGGTTGATGAACTCGAACTCACGGTTCGTTCGGCAAACTGCCTGAAAGCGGAAAATATTTATTTAATTGGTGATCTGATTCAGCGCACTGAGGTCGAGCTGTTGAAGACACCCAACCTTGGCAAGAAGTCCCTGACCGAAATCAAGGATGTACTGGCTACCCGGGGATTGTCGCTTGGCATGCGCCTAGAGCGCTGGCCGCCGGACAATGTTGAAGAATTAATGGTTAAGTAA
- the rplQ gene encoding 50S ribosomal protein L17 — MRHRKSGRKLNRTSAHRRAMFRNMASSLFRHELIKTTVPKAKELRSVAEPLITLAKADSVQARRLVFSRLRDKEMVAKLFLELGPRYESRPGGYLRIIKCGYRAGDAAPMAYVELVDRPLADEDAQGIEAEAA, encoded by the coding sequence ATGCGTCACCGCAAATCAGGAAGAAAACTCAATCGGACCAGCGCCCATCGCCGAGCCATGTTTCGCAACATGGCTAGCTCGCTGTTCCGTCATGAGTTGATAAAAACTACAGTGCCAAAGGCGAAGGAGCTGCGGAGCGTCGCCGAGCCTTTGATTACCTTGGCCAAGGCAGATTCGGTTCAGGCCCGGCGGCTTGTCTTTTCTCGCCTTCGGGACAAGGAAATGGTTGCCAAGCTGTTTTTGGAGCTTGGTCCCCGTTACGAGAGCCGCCCCGGCGGGTATCTACGTATCATCAAGTGCGGCTATCGGGCAGGCGACGCCGCACCCATGGCCTATGTGGAGTTGGTCGACCGGCCGCTAGCGGATGAAGATGCTCAAGGGATCGAAGCTGAAGCAGCCTGA
- a CDS encoding SAM hydrolase/SAM-dependent halogenase family protein yields the protein MLLAGVLAPGLPVVNLLDDLPSFRPDLAAYLLPGLTRGMPSGTLYLCVVDPGVGGERGALAVRCGPNWFVGPDNGLLVQIVRRCGDSALRLWRIDWRPKQSSESFHGRDLFLPIAIALTLGRLQLPCQSVPPKNILGYHDPLDCQRILYVDRYGNLMTGLGGDRRGNDGRIRAGGRMLCQARTFCDCPVGVPFWYHNAFGLIELAVNQGRADELLGLSVGDPIHWELGKVQDTPSVSA from the coding sequence ATGCTCTTGGCCGGGGTCTTGGCGCCGGGTTTGCCGGTGGTTAACTTACTGGATGATTTGCCATCCTTTCGCCCGGATCTTGCCGCCTATTTACTTCCAGGGCTGACCCGTGGCATGCCATCCGGGACGCTCTACCTTTGTGTTGTCGATCCTGGAGTTGGGGGTGAGAGAGGCGCACTTGCAGTGCGCTGCGGGCCGAACTGGTTTGTGGGTCCTGACAATGGCCTGTTGGTACAAATCGTGCGTCGATGCGGGGATTCGGCTCTGAGACTGTGGAGGATTGACTGGCGACCTAAGCAAAGCTCCGAGAGCTTCCACGGGCGCGATTTGTTCTTGCCGATTGCAATTGCTTTGACCCTTGGTCGGCTTCAGCTACCCTGCCAGTCGGTGCCACCCAAGAACATCCTTGGATACCATGACCCGCTGGATTGTCAGCGGATTTTGTATGTCGACCGGTACGGGAACTTGATGACAGGGCTCGGGGGGGACCGGCGAGGAAACGATGGCCGCATTCGGGCAGGGGGGCGGATGCTTTGTCAAGCGCGGACCTTTTGTGACTGTCCCGTGGGTGTGCCTTTCTGGTACCACAACGCCTTTGGTTTGATAGAACTGGCGGTCAATCAGGGGCGTGCGGATGAGTTGCTCGGTCTGTCAGTTGGGGATCCCATTCACTGGGAACTGGGTAAGGTTCAGGATACCCCCTCAGTCTCGGCCTGA
- a CDS encoding arginyltransferase yields the protein MTSQVPIHANLPLYLTGEHACSYLPDRSARTLFVDPNVRIDRHHADWLQQLGFRRSGDHFYRPACRGCGRCVPLRVPVADFRPNRSQRRNLTKNSDIELRARAPVFDQEHYELFRRYLLARHGDGDMADDISPTSYRRFLLAPWAGQSRLLEMRHRGTLIGVAVSDLLISGLSAVYTFFDPAQSARAPGTFAVLSQILEARELGLHYLYLGYWIAESRKMAYKANFHPVEAWIDGEWHSLRAGERD from the coding sequence ATGACCTCGCAGGTGCCCATTCATGCCAACCTGCCGCTCTATTTGACCGGGGAACATGCCTGCTCCTATCTGCCGGATCGCTCTGCACGCACGCTCTTTGTCGACCCCAATGTGCGCATCGACCGCCACCATGCAGACTGGCTCCAGCAACTGGGCTTTCGCCGCAGTGGCGATCATTTCTACCGCCCGGCCTGCCGTGGCTGCGGGCGCTGCGTGCCGCTGCGGGTGCCAGTGGCGGACTTCCGGCCCAATCGCTCGCAGCGGCGCAATCTGACCAAAAACAGCGACATCGAACTTAGAGCACGCGCACCAGTCTTCGACCAGGAACACTACGAACTCTTCCGCCGCTATCTGCTTGCGCGCCATGGCGACGGCGACATGGCGGATGACATTTCACCGACCAGCTATCGACGGTTTTTGCTTGCTCCCTGGGCGGGGCAGAGCCGCCTGCTCGAAATGCGCCATCGCGGCACGCTGATTGGCGTGGCGGTCAGCGACCTGCTGATCAGCGGGCTGTCCGCGGTCTATACTTTTTTTGATCCGGCGCAATCCGCGCGCGCGCCCGGGACATTTGCCGTTCTGAGCCAGATTCTCGAGGCCCGCGAGCTTGGACTCCATTATCTGTACCTGGGCTACTGGATCGCCGAAAGCCGCAAAATGGCCTACAAGGCTAATTTTCACCCAGTGGAGGCCTGGATTGACGGGGAATGGCACTCTCTTCGCGCGGGCGAGAGGGACTAG
- the rpsK gene encoding 30S ribosomal protein S11 has translation MAKQVRTKKKVKKQVADGVAHVHASFNNTIITITDRQGNALTWATSGGSGFRGSRKSTPFAAQVAASRAGQVAKEFGIKNLDVNVKGPGPGRESAVRALNSAGFKVTSITDVTPIPHNGCRPPKKRRV, from the coding sequence ATGGCTAAGCAGGTACGCACCAAAAAGAAAGTCAAGAAGCAGGTTGCCGATGGGGTCGCCCACGTGCATGCCTCTTTCAACAACACCATCATTACAATCACTGACCGTCAGGGGAATGCTCTGACTTGGGCGACATCGGGGGGCTCGGGCTTTCGCGGATCGCGCAAAAGCACCCCGTTCGCGGCTCAAGTCGCTGCCAGTCGTGCCGGGCAGGTGGCCAAGGAGTTCGGTATCAAGAACTTGGACGTTAACGTGAAAGGACCCGGGCCAGGGCGGGAGTCGGCTGTGCGCGCACTGAACAGCGCGGGATTCAAGGTGACCAGCATCACCGATGTCACACCGATTCCGCACAATGGCTGTCGTCCCCCGAAGAAACGGCGTGTCTGA
- the aat gene encoding leucyl/phenylalanyl-tRNA--protein transferase encodes MRRPRRLPFLLSPNDPSGAFPSVENALCDPNGLLAIGGDLSTRRLVNAYRQGIFPWYNQGDPILWWSPDPRTLLIPKELHISRSLRKRLRQRRFALTMDRDFPRVINACANISRHGEQGTWLLPEMIRAYRALNIHGIAHSVEVWEEGQERLVGGLYGVAIGRAFFGESMFSRATDASKLALVFLSQRLAAWDFELIDCQVVTEHLLRMGARAVPRALFIEKLRTCRDLPGREGSWDDGGRHFPEPPSSEERPAS; translated from the coding sequence ATGCGTCGACCACGCAGACTGCCCTTTCTGCTCTCCCCCAACGATCCGAGCGGCGCTTTCCCGAGTGTCGAGAATGCCCTGTGCGATCCCAACGGGCTGCTGGCCATTGGAGGCGACCTAAGCACGCGGCGTCTGGTCAATGCCTATCGCCAGGGCATTTTTCCCTGGTACAACCAGGGCGATCCGATTCTGTGGTGGTCGCCCGATCCGCGCACTCTGTTAATTCCCAAGGAGTTGCACATTTCCCGCAGTCTGCGCAAAAGGCTGCGCCAGCGTCGTTTCGCGCTGACCATGGACCGCGACTTTCCGCGCGTGATCAACGCCTGTGCCAATATCAGCCGCCATGGCGAACAGGGCACCTGGCTGCTGCCGGAAATGATTCGCGCTTACCGCGCGCTCAACATTCACGGCATCGCCCATTCGGTTGAGGTGTGGGAGGAGGGACAAGAGCGGCTGGTGGGTGGGCTTTATGGGGTCGCCATCGGCCGCGCCTTTTTTGGTGAATCCATGTTCTCACGCGCGACTGACGCATCCAAGTTGGCGCTGGTATTCCTGAGCCAGCGGCTGGCCGCATGGGACTTTGAGCTCATCGACTGCCAGGTGGTGACCGAGCATCTGCTGCGCATGGGTGCGCGCGCGGTGCCGCGAGCACTGTTCATCGAAAAACTTCGGACCTGCCGCGATCTGCCCGGTCGCGAGGGTTCCTGGGACGACGGCGGCCGCCATTTTCCCGAGCCGCCGAGCAGCGAAGAGCGACCCGCGTCATGA
- the rpmJ gene encoding 50S ribosomal protein L36 — translation MKVRASVKKICRHCKMIKRNGTVRVICKDPRHKQRQG, via the coding sequence ATGAAAGTGCGTGCTTCGGTTAAAAAGATTTGCCGCCATTGCAAGATGATTAAGCGCAACGGGACCGTCCGCGTCATCTGCAAGGATCCCCGTCACAAGCAGAGGCAGGGATGA
- the rpsM gene encoding 30S ribosomal protein S13, whose translation MARIAGVNIPDRKHAVIALRSIYGIGPTLSSKICAAAKVSEQTKIQNLTEEEVERLRTEVGKYSVEGDLRREVSMNIKRLMDLGCNRGIRHRRGLPLRGQRTRTNARTRKGPRRPIKR comes from the coding sequence ATGGCCCGTATTGCCGGTGTCAACATCCCAGATCGCAAGCACGCGGTGATCGCGTTACGCTCGATTTATGGTATTGGACCGACCCTGTCTTCGAAGATCTGCGCGGCTGCGAAAGTTTCCGAGCAAACCAAGATTCAGAATCTCACCGAGGAAGAGGTTGAACGTCTTCGCACGGAAGTCGGTAAATACTCGGTAGAAGGTGATCTGCGACGTGAAGTGTCGATGAATATCAAGCGTCTGATGGATCTCGGATGTAATCGGGGCATTCGCCATCGGCGTGGTCTGCCGTTGCGAGGTCAGCGGACTCGGACCAACGCGCGAACGCGAAAAGGGCCACGCCGACCAATCAAGCGCTAG
- the icd gene encoding NADP-dependent isocitrate dehydrogenase, whose protein sequence is MNYQEIQVPADGQKITIDASGKLNVPDQPIIPYIEGDGIGVDITPVMRRVLDEAVAKAYGGKRKLVWMEVFAGEKATRQYGPDCWLPDETLAAVRDFVVSIKGPLTTPVGGGIRSLNVSLRQELDLYVCLRPVRYFAGTPSPLREPEQTDMVIFRENSEDIYAGIEWEAGSAEADRLIGFLRDELGVRKIRFPKTSGIGIKPVSQEGTERLVRKAIQYAIDNHRRSVTLVHKGNIMKFTEGAFKTWGYELAKREFGASEIDGGPWCGFKHPETGAEIVIKDVIADAFLQQILLRPKEYDVIATLNLNGDYISDALAAQVGGIGMAPGANLSDQVAMFEATHGTAPKYAGKDQVNPSSLLLSGEMLLRHLGWSEAADHVIRGIEGSIQAKTVTYDLERLMTGATKLSCSAFGDAVIANMDA, encoded by the coding sequence ATGAATTACCAAGAAATCCAGGTGCCCGCGGACGGTCAAAAAATCACTATTGATGCCAGCGGCAAGCTTAATGTGCCGGATCAGCCCATTATCCCCTATATCGAAGGGGATGGTATTGGCGTTGATATTACGCCTGTGATGCGACGCGTTCTCGATGAGGCCGTGGCCAAAGCTTATGGTGGCAAGCGCAAGCTGGTGTGGATGGAGGTCTTTGCCGGGGAAAAGGCGACGCGCCAATATGGGCCTGACTGCTGGCTTCCGGATGAAACACTCGCGGCAGTGCGCGATTTTGTGGTCTCGATCAAAGGACCCTTGACCACTCCCGTTGGCGGCGGGATTCGCTCGCTGAACGTGAGCCTGCGCCAGGAACTCGATTTGTATGTCTGTTTGCGCCCGGTGCGCTACTTTGCCGGGACTCCAAGCCCGTTGCGCGAGCCAGAACAGACCGATATGGTCATCTTCCGCGAGAATTCAGAGGATATCTACGCGGGCATCGAATGGGAAGCGGGATCAGCCGAGGCTGATCGCTTGATTGGGTTTTTGCGCGATGAGCTGGGTGTGCGCAAAATCCGCTTCCCAAAAACCTCTGGCATTGGTATTAAGCCGGTGTCCCAAGAGGGTACCGAGCGCTTGGTGCGCAAGGCGATACAATATGCAATCGACAATCACCGCCGATCGGTCACCCTGGTCCATAAAGGCAACATCATGAAGTTCACGGAAGGAGCCTTTAAGACATGGGGTTACGAGCTTGCCAAACGCGAATTTGGCGCCTCCGAAATCGATGGTGGTCCCTGGTGTGGCTTTAAGCATCCAGAGACGGGTGCGGAGATTGTCATTAAGGACGTGATCGCGGATGCCTTCCTGCAGCAGATTTTGCTGCGACCCAAGGAATATGACGTGATTGCCACCCTGAATCTGAATGGGGACTATATTTCCGACGCGCTGGCAGCCCAGGTTGGCGGTATTGGCATGGCCCCTGGAGCCAATTTGTCCGATCAAGTTGCCATGTTCGAGGCAACACACGGCACGGCCCCCAAGTACGCGGGCAAGGATCAAGTCAACCCAAGCTCACTCTTGCTTTCGGGCGAGATGCTGCTGCGCCATCTCGGCTGGAGCGAAGCGGCCGATCATGTCATCCGCGGGATTGAGGGGTCTATTCAGGCAAAGACAGTCACTTATGATCTTGAGCGGTTGATGACTGGAGCGACCAAGTTAAGCTGCTCCGCCTTTGGCGATGCAGTGATCGCCAATATGGATGCCTGA
- the clpS gene encoding ATP-dependent Clp protease adapter ClpS has product MSDWHPKEQDSGEDPHDGAGLTVQESKPKLKQPPRYKVLLLNDDFTPMEFVVYVLEAIFGMSREKATQIMLHVHTRGVGVCGVFTRDIAETKVAQVKEHARANQHPLMCTMEEA; this is encoded by the coding sequence ATGAGCGACTGGCACCCAAAGGAACAGGACTCGGGCGAGGATCCGCACGACGGTGCCGGCCTGACTGTCCAGGAATCCAAACCGAAGTTGAAGCAGCCGCCGCGCTACAAGGTGCTGCTGCTCAACGATGACTTCACCCCTATGGAATTCGTCGTGTATGTGCTTGAAGCCATTTTCGGCATGAGCCGCGAGAAAGCGACGCAGATCATGTTGCATGTCCATACGCGGGGGGTTGGTGTCTGTGGCGTTTTCACCCGTGACATCGCCGAGACCAAAGTGGCGCAGGTCAAGGAGCATGCTCGTGCCAATCAACATCCTTTAATGTGTACAATGGAAGAGGCCTAA
- the infA gene encoding translation initiation factor IF-1: protein MAKEDVIQMEGTVVETLPNTVFRVELENGHVVTAHISGKMRKHYIRILTGDKVTVELTPYDLTKGRITYRVR, encoded by the coding sequence ATGGCAAAAGAAGACGTTATCCAGATGGAAGGCACGGTTGTCGAGACCCTGCCGAACACCGTATTTCGTGTCGAACTCGAGAACGGTCATGTTGTCACCGCCCATATTTCCGGCAAGATGCGCAAGCACTATATCCGCATCCTGACCGGCGACAAGGTCACGGTTGAGTTAACCCCTTACGATCTGACCAAAGGGCGTATCACCTACAGGGTCAGGTAA